One window from the genome of Cucumis melo cultivar AY chromosome 12, USDA_Cmelo_AY_1.0, whole genome shotgun sequence encodes:
- the LOC127144228 gene encoding G-type lectin S-receptor-like serine/threonine-protein kinase At1g11330 isoform X1 — protein sequence MKPITNTILSILLLLCFLFEFSSSSDTITSTRFLKDSESILSNRGFFELGFFSPPNSTERFVGIWDKRVPVPTVFWVANRDKPLNNKSGVFAVSDDGNLVVLDENYRILWNSNVSNAVVNSTARLLDSGNLVLQDSVSGTIIWESFKDPSDKFLPMMKFITNSITNEKVQIVSWKTPSDPSSGNFSFGIDPLTIPEVIIWKNSRPYWRSGPWDGQVFIGIPDMNTDYLYGGNLVIENKTYSLSIANSNEAQLFFYYLNPNGILVENQWNIEDQKWVVAWSAPETECDVYGACGAFGVCDSQRTPICSCLRGFRPENEEEWNRGNWRSGCVRNSRLECEKKNISVEMGKDQDGFLKLEMVKVPDSAGWIVASENDCRVQCLSNCSCSAYAYKTGIGCMIWRGDLIDIQQFKNGGADIYVRVPYSEIAYESGISKDMKVVIIASVVTGTFILICSIYCLWKRKRERERQTKTKFLMNNGDDMKHDKVNQVKLQELPLFDFEKLATATNHFHFNNKLGQGGFGPVYKGKLVDGQEIAVKRLSKTSGQGLEEFTNEVMVISKLQHRNLVQLFGCCVDGEERMLVYEYMPNGSLDSMVFDSTKAKVLDWQKRFNVIEGIARGLLYLHRDSRLKIIHRDLKASNILLDRDLNPKISDFGTARIFYGGNEAQARTTKVVGTYGYMSPEYVLNGQFSEKSDVFSFGVLLLETISGRKNTSFYENEDALSLLGFAWKLWRENNLVALIDQTIFELHYEAEIVRCIHVGLLCVQELAKDRPNITTILSMLHNEITDLPMPKQPGFSSNQIEIHTEGCEQNHVGTCSTNMITITSFDGR from the exons ATGAAACCCATCACCAACACCATTCTATCAATCCTTCTTCTCCTCTGCTTTCTTTTCGAATTTTCCAGCAGCAGTGATACGATCACATCGACACGATTCCTCAAAGATTCAGAATCTATATTGTCTAATCGCGGCTTCTTCGAACTGGGTTTCTTCAGCCCTCCCAATTCTACCGAAAGGTTCGTCGGGATTTGGGATAAACGAGTTCCTGTACCAACTGTTTTCTGGGTAGCTAACAGAGACAAGCCTCTCAACAACAAATCCGGTGTTTTTGCCGTATCCGATGATGGGAATCTCGTAGTATTAGATGAAAACTACAGAATTCTATGGAACTCCAATGTTTCTAACGCTGTTGTGAATTCCACCGCTCGTCTTCTTGATTCTGGTAACCTTGTGTTGCAAGACTCTGTTTCAGGAACTATCATATGGGAGAGTTTCAAAGACCCCTCAGACAAATTTTTGCCAATGATGAAATTCATCACCAACTCAATCACAAACGAGAAAGTACAAATCGTGTCATGGAAAACCCCTTCCGATCCATCTTCTGGAAATTTCTCCTTTGGAATCGACCCACTGACGATCCCTGAAGTTATAATCTGGAAAAATAGCCGCCCGTATTGGAGGTCCGGTCCATGGGACGGTCAAGTCTTCATCGGAATACCCGATATGAACACCGACTATCTTTACGGAGGTAATCTCGTAATCGAAAATAAAACTTACTCTCTCTCGATTGCTAATTCAAATGAAGCTCAGTTATTCTTCTACTACTTGAACCCCAATGGGATATTGGTAGAGAATCAATGGAATATTGAGGATCAGAAATGGGTGGTTGCTTGGTCAGCTCCTGAAACAGAGTGTGATGTTTATGGAGCTTGTGGAGCATTTGGGGTCTGTGATTCTCAAAGAACCCCAATTTGCAGTTGCTTGAGGGGTTTTAGGCCAGAGAACGAAGAGGAATGGAACAGAGGAAATTGGAGAAGTGGGTGTGTAAGGAATTCGCGATTGGAGTGTGAGAAGAAGAACATCAGTGTTGAAATGGGAAAAGATCAAGATGGGTTTTTAAAGTTGGAAATGGTTAAAGTTCCAGATTCTGCAGGTTGGATTGTTGCTTCCGAAAACGATTGCAGAGTTCAGTGCTTATCAAACTGTTCATGTTCTGCTTATGCATATAAAACAGGAATTGGTTGTATGATATGGAGAGGAGATTTAATTGACATTCAACAGTTCAAAAATGGTGGAGCAGACATTTACGTTCGTGTGCCATATTCAGAAATAGCTT ACGAAAGTGGAATCAGCAAAGACATGAAAGTAGTCATTATAGCTTCTGTGGTAACAGGAACCTTCATACTTATCTGCTccatatattgcttat ggaaaaggaaaagggaaagggaaaggcaGACCAAGACCAAGTTTTTGATGAACAATGGTGATGATATGAAGCATGACAAAGTGAATCAAGTTAAGCTCCAAGAGCTGCCTCTTTTTGATTTTGAGAAGTTGGCTACCGCAACTAACCATTTTCATTTCAATAACAAGCTTGGTCAGGGTGGGTTTGGGCCAGTGTACAAG GGAAAATTGGTAGATGGACAAGAAATAGCAGTAAAGAGGCTGTCAAAGACCTCCGGACAAGGACTTGAAGAGTTCACAAATGAAGTAATGGTGATTTCAAAACTACAACATAGAAATCTTGTGCAGCTTTTTGGTTGTTGTGTGGATGGAGAAGAAAGGATGCTAGTTTACGAGTACATGCCTAATGGAAGCTTGGATTCAATGGTTTTTG ATTCAACTAAAGCCAAGGTTTTAGATTGGCAAAAAAGATTCAACGTCATCGAAGGAATTGCTCGAGGGCTTTTGTATCTTCATAGAGATTCGAGATTAAAAATCATTCATAGAGATCTCAAAGCTAGTAACATTTTACTGGATAGAGATCTAAATCCCAAAATTTCGGATTTTGGAACAGCTAGGATTTTCTACGGCGGCAACGAAGCTCAAGCTAGAACCACAAAAGTTGTTGGTACTTA CGGCTACATGTCTCCAGAATACGTGTTGAATGGCCAATTTTCAGAGAAATCGGATGTGTTTAGTTTTGGAGTTTTGTTGCTTGAGACTATTAGTGGAAGAAAAAACACAAGCTTCTATGAAAACGAAGATGCATTGAGCCTTCTAGGATTT GCATGGAAACTATGGAGGGAAAACAATTTAGTTGCTTTGATTGATCAAACAATCTTTGAATTGCATTATGAAGCAGAGATTGTAAGGTGTATTCATGTGGGACTATTGTGTGTTCAAGAACTTGCAAAAGACAGACCAAATATAACAACAATTCTTTCAATGCTTCACAATGAGATCACAGATCTTCCAATGCCAAAGCAACCTGGATTTAGTAGCAATCAAATTGAGATACACACCGAGGGATGTGAACAAAATCATGTTGGAACTTGTTCCACTAACATGATCACGATTACCTCATTTGATGGTCGATAG
- the LOC103489252 gene encoding receptor-like serine/threonine-protein kinase SD1-8 — translation MTSNFMFNHLSLLCFVPLFLRHSIAVDILKAGQSFNDTQVIVSAAEKFELGFFTQPKSSNFKYLGIWYKSIPDDVVWVANRDNPILNSSATLKFNTNGNLVLVNQTAQAFWSSNSTASLLNPIAQLLDTGNFMLRDSNSRSEDYVWQSFNYPSDTLLPGMKLGWDSKTGLNRKLISRKSQNDLSSGELSYEVNLEGLAELVVRKRNKTMFRGGPWFGDGFKRGRSKGGIFIYNPSFEISFSYNAPTNDPYKVVLDSSGSVIFSVWSIEENRWRTTYTFEGSGCEDYDLCGNFGLCSSGLVASCGCLDGFEQKSAQNSSDGCVRKDEKICRKGEGFRKMSDVKWPDSTGNLVKLKVGNKNCETECLNDCSCLAYGILSLPNIGPACAAWFDKLLDIRFARDVGTGDDLFLREAASELEQSERKSIIVPVVVPIISVLIFLVLISFFIIRNVRRRAKDNGVTITEDLIHESELEMSIAIIEAATNNFSTSNKIGEGGFGPVYKGRLPFGEEIAVKKLAERSRQGLEEFKNEVLLISQLQHRNLVKLLGFCIHKEETLLIYEYMPNKSLDYFLFDDGRRSLLNWQMRIDIIVGIARGLLYLHRDSRLRIIHRDLKPANILLDKEMKPKISDFGTARMFGEYQMETKTKRVIETYGYMSPQYAMGGCFSFKSDVYSFGVMILEIVSGKRNQGFFLLGHAWKLWNEGKALDLMDGVLSRDQFQECKALKYINIGLLCVQARPEERPIMSSVISMLENDNMPLIHLKGPGFYEERFLSDIDSSFSTSNNVTITLLEDGR, via the exons ATGACATCCAACTTCATGTTCAATCATTTGTCTTTGCTCTGTTTCGTACCACTGTTTCTCCGACACTCGATCGCAGTCGACATCTTAAAAGCAGGACAATCCTTTAACGACACCCAAGTAATTGTTTCAGCCGCCGAAAAGTTTGAATTGGGATTCTTCACTCAGCCCAAGTCCTCCAATTTCAAGTATTTAGGAATATGGTACAAAAGCATTCCCGACGATGTCGTTTGGGTGGCAAACAGAGACAACCCAATTCTAAACTCTTCTGCCACTCTAAAATTCAATACAAATGGAAACTTAGTTCTCGTCAATCAAACAGCTCAGGCTTTTTGGTCTTCCAATTCAACAGCATCGCTTCTAAATCCAATCGCTCAACTACTAGATACAGGTAATTTCATGCTGAGAGATTCAAATTCAAGATCTGAAGATTACGTGTGGCAAAGTTTTAATTATCCCTCTGATACTCTGTTACCGGGAATGAAACTCGGATGGGACTCCAAAACAGGGCTTAATCGAAAGTTAATATCAAGAAAAAGTCAAAACGATCTGTCCTCTGGAGAACTCAGTTATGAAGTCAACTTAGAAGGGCTTGCTGAACTTGTGGTTCGTAAAAGAAACAAGACGATGTTTAGAGGAGGGCCATGGTTTGGCGATGGTTTTAAACGAGGTCGATCCAAAGGAGGGATTTTCATCTATAATCCTTCATTTGAGATATCATTTTCATATAATGCTCCAACTAATGATCCATACAAAGTTGTATTGGATTCAAGTGGATCTGTTATATTCTCTGTTTGGAGCATAGAGGAAAACAGATGGCGCACAACATACACGTTCGAAGGATCTGGCTGCGAAGACTacgatttatgtgggaattttGGCCTTTGTAGCTCTGGTTTAGTTGCAAGCTGTGGTTGTTTAGATGGGTTTGAACAGAAATCAGCTCAAAATTCTTCAGATGGGTGTGTTAGAAAGGATGAAAAAATTTGTAGAAAAGGAGAGGGATTTAGAAAGATGAGTGATGTGAAATGGCCTGATTCGACAGGGAACTTGGTGAAATTGAAAGTGGGTAATAAAAATTGTGAGACAGAGTGTTTGAATGATTGTTCTTGTTTGGCTTATGGCATTCTTTCACTTCCTAATATTGGGCCTGCTTGTGCTGCATGGTTCGACAAATTGCTTGATATTAGATTTGCTCGTGATGTTGGAACCGGAGATGATCTATTTTTGAGAGAGGCTGCCTCAGAATTAG AACAGAGTGAAAGGAAGAGTATAATAGTTCCGGTGGTTGTGCCAATCATATCAGTATTAATCTTCTTGGTTTTAATCAGCTTTTTTATCATTAGAAATGTAAGAAGAAGAGCTAAAG ATAATGGAGTTACTATCACTGAGGATCTAATTCATGAGAGTGAACTTGAGATGTCGATTGCGATAATTGAAGCTGCAACGAACAATTTCTCAACTTCTAATAAGATAGGGGAAGGAGGTTTTGGACCTGTTTATAAG GGAAGACTCCCATTTGGGGAAGAAATTGCAGTAAAGAAGCTAGCAGAAAGATCACGTCAAGGATTGGAAGAGTTTAAAAATGAGGTTCTTTTGATTTCCCAACTTCAACATCGAAATCTTGTCAAACTTCTTGGTTTCTGCATTCACAAGGAAGAAACATTACTTATTTATGAATACATGCCCAATAAAAGTTTGGACTACTTTCTTTTTG ATGACGGAAGACGTTCTTTACTCAATTGGCAAATGAGAATTGATATCATAGTCGGCATAGCTCGAGGGCTTCTTTATCTTCATCGAGATTCAAGACTTCGAATCATACATAGAGATCTTAAACCTGCCAATATTTTATTGGATAAGGAAATGAAGCCAAAAATTTCAGACTTTGGCACTGCACGCATGTTTGGTGAATATCAAAtggaaacaaaaacaaaaagagttATTGAAACCTA TGGTTATATGTCTCCACAATATGCAATGGGTGGTTGCTTTTCATTCAAATCTGATGTTTATAGCTTCGGAGTTATGATTTTAGAGATAGTTAGCGGCAAGAGGAACCAAGGGTTTTTTCTTCTCGGACAT GCATGGAAACTATGGAACGAAGGAAAGGCCTTGGATTTAATGGATGGAGTGTTGAGTCGTGATCAATTTCAAGAATGTAAAGcacttaaatatataaatattggACTTTTATGTGTTCAAGCACGTCCCGAGGAGAGACCAATTATGTCATCTGTGATCTCAATGTTGGAAAATGATAACATGCCATTGATTCATCTAAAAGGACCTGGGTTCTACGAAGAAAGATTTTTGTCTGATATCGACTCATCATTTTCTACGTCAAATAATGTTACTATTACACTGTTAGAGGATGGTCGCTAA
- the LOC127144228 gene encoding G-type lectin S-receptor-like serine/threonine-protein kinase At1g11330 isoform X2, which yields MKPITNTILSILLLLCFLFEFSSSSDTITSTRFLKDSESILSNRGFFELGFFSPPNSTERFVGIWDKRVPVPTVFWVANRDKPLNNKSGVFAVSDDGNLVVLDENYRILWNSNVSNAVVNSTARLLDSGNLVLQDSVSGTIIWESFKDPSDKFLPMMKFITNSITNEKVQIVSWKTPSDPSSGNFSFGIDPLTIPEVIIWKNSRPYWRSGPWDGQVFIGIPDMNTDYLYGGNLVIENKTYSLSIANSNEAQLFFYYLNPNGILVENQWNIEDQKWVVAWSAPETECDVYGACGAFGVCDSQRTPICSCLRGFRPENEEEWNRGNWRSGCVRNSRLECEKKNISVEMGKDQDGFLKLEMVKVPDSAGWIVASENDCRVQCLSNCSCSAYAYKTGIGCMIWRGDLIDIQQFKNGGADIYVRVPYSEIAYESGISKDMKVVIIASVVTGTFILICSIYCLWKRKRERERQTKTKFLMNNGDDMKHDKVNQVKLQELPLFDFEKLATATNHFHFNNKLGQGGFGPVYKGKLVDGQEIAVKRLSKTSGQGLEEFTNEVMVISKLQHRNLVQLFGCCVDGEERMLVYEYMPNGSLDSMVFDSTKAKVLDWQKRFNVIEGIARGLLYLHRDSRLKIIHRDLKASNILLDRDLNPKISDFGTARIFYGGNEAQARTTKVVGT from the exons ATGAAACCCATCACCAACACCATTCTATCAATCCTTCTTCTCCTCTGCTTTCTTTTCGAATTTTCCAGCAGCAGTGATACGATCACATCGACACGATTCCTCAAAGATTCAGAATCTATATTGTCTAATCGCGGCTTCTTCGAACTGGGTTTCTTCAGCCCTCCCAATTCTACCGAAAGGTTCGTCGGGATTTGGGATAAACGAGTTCCTGTACCAACTGTTTTCTGGGTAGCTAACAGAGACAAGCCTCTCAACAACAAATCCGGTGTTTTTGCCGTATCCGATGATGGGAATCTCGTAGTATTAGATGAAAACTACAGAATTCTATGGAACTCCAATGTTTCTAACGCTGTTGTGAATTCCACCGCTCGTCTTCTTGATTCTGGTAACCTTGTGTTGCAAGACTCTGTTTCAGGAACTATCATATGGGAGAGTTTCAAAGACCCCTCAGACAAATTTTTGCCAATGATGAAATTCATCACCAACTCAATCACAAACGAGAAAGTACAAATCGTGTCATGGAAAACCCCTTCCGATCCATCTTCTGGAAATTTCTCCTTTGGAATCGACCCACTGACGATCCCTGAAGTTATAATCTGGAAAAATAGCCGCCCGTATTGGAGGTCCGGTCCATGGGACGGTCAAGTCTTCATCGGAATACCCGATATGAACACCGACTATCTTTACGGAGGTAATCTCGTAATCGAAAATAAAACTTACTCTCTCTCGATTGCTAATTCAAATGAAGCTCAGTTATTCTTCTACTACTTGAACCCCAATGGGATATTGGTAGAGAATCAATGGAATATTGAGGATCAGAAATGGGTGGTTGCTTGGTCAGCTCCTGAAACAGAGTGTGATGTTTATGGAGCTTGTGGAGCATTTGGGGTCTGTGATTCTCAAAGAACCCCAATTTGCAGTTGCTTGAGGGGTTTTAGGCCAGAGAACGAAGAGGAATGGAACAGAGGAAATTGGAGAAGTGGGTGTGTAAGGAATTCGCGATTGGAGTGTGAGAAGAAGAACATCAGTGTTGAAATGGGAAAAGATCAAGATGGGTTTTTAAAGTTGGAAATGGTTAAAGTTCCAGATTCTGCAGGTTGGATTGTTGCTTCCGAAAACGATTGCAGAGTTCAGTGCTTATCAAACTGTTCATGTTCTGCTTATGCATATAAAACAGGAATTGGTTGTATGATATGGAGAGGAGATTTAATTGACATTCAACAGTTCAAAAATGGTGGAGCAGACATTTACGTTCGTGTGCCATATTCAGAAATAGCTT ACGAAAGTGGAATCAGCAAAGACATGAAAGTAGTCATTATAGCTTCTGTGGTAACAGGAACCTTCATACTTATCTGCTccatatattgcttat ggaaaaggaaaagggaaagggaaaggcaGACCAAGACCAAGTTTTTGATGAACAATGGTGATGATATGAAGCATGACAAAGTGAATCAAGTTAAGCTCCAAGAGCTGCCTCTTTTTGATTTTGAGAAGTTGGCTACCGCAACTAACCATTTTCATTTCAATAACAAGCTTGGTCAGGGTGGGTTTGGGCCAGTGTACAAG GGAAAATTGGTAGATGGACAAGAAATAGCAGTAAAGAGGCTGTCAAAGACCTCCGGACAAGGACTTGAAGAGTTCACAAATGAAGTAATGGTGATTTCAAAACTACAACATAGAAATCTTGTGCAGCTTTTTGGTTGTTGTGTGGATGGAGAAGAAAGGATGCTAGTTTACGAGTACATGCCTAATGGAAGCTTGGATTCAATGGTTTTTG ATTCAACTAAAGCCAAGGTTTTAGATTGGCAAAAAAGATTCAACGTCATCGAAGGAATTGCTCGAGGGCTTTTGTATCTTCATAGAGATTCGAGATTAAAAATCATTCATAGAGATCTCAAAGCTAGTAACATTTTACTGGATAGAGATCTAAATCCCAAAATTTCGGATTTTGGAACAGCTAGGATTTTCTACGGCGGCAACGAAGCTCAAGCTAGAACCACAAAAGTTGTTGGTACTTA A
- the LOC127144228 gene encoding G-type lectin S-receptor-like serine/threonine-protein kinase At1g11330 isoform X3: MKPITNTILSILLLLCFLFEFSSSSDTITSTRFLKDSESILSNRGFFELGFFSPPNSTERFVGIWDKRVPVPTVFWVANRDKPLNNKSGVFAVSDDGNLVVLDENYRILWNSNVSNAVVNSTARLLDSGNLVLQDSVSGTIIWESFKDPSDKFLPMMKFITNSITNEKVQIVSWKTPSDPSSGNFSFGIDPLTIPEVIIWKNSRPYWRSGPWDGQVFIGIPDMNTDYLYGDESGISKDMKVVIIASVVTGTFILICSIYCLWKRKRERERQTKTKFLMNNGDDMKHDKVNQVKLQELPLFDFEKLATATNHFHFNNKLGQGGFGPVYKGKLVDGQEIAVKRLSKTSGQGLEEFTNEVMVISKLQHRNLVQLFGCCVDGEERMLVYEYMPNGSLDSMVFDSTKAKVLDWQKRFNVIEGIARGLLYLHRDSRLKIIHRDLKASNILLDRDLNPKISDFGTARIFYGGNEAQARTTKVVGTYGYMSPEYVLNGQFSEKSDVFSFGVLLLETISGRKNTSFYENEDALSLLGFAWKLWRENNLVALIDQTIFELHYEAEIVRCIHVGLLCVQELAKDRPNITTILSMLHNEITDLPMPKQPGFSSNQIEIHTEGCEQNHVGTCSTNMITITSFDGR; this comes from the exons ATGAAACCCATCACCAACACCATTCTATCAATCCTTCTTCTCCTCTGCTTTCTTTTCGAATTTTCCAGCAGCAGTGATACGATCACATCGACACGATTCCTCAAAGATTCAGAATCTATATTGTCTAATCGCGGCTTCTTCGAACTGGGTTTCTTCAGCCCTCCCAATTCTACCGAAAGGTTCGTCGGGATTTGGGATAAACGAGTTCCTGTACCAACTGTTTTCTGGGTAGCTAACAGAGACAAGCCTCTCAACAACAAATCCGGTGTTTTTGCCGTATCCGATGATGGGAATCTCGTAGTATTAGATGAAAACTACAGAATTCTATGGAACTCCAATGTTTCTAACGCTGTTGTGAATTCCACCGCTCGTCTTCTTGATTCTGGTAACCTTGTGTTGCAAGACTCTGTTTCAGGAACTATCATATGGGAGAGTTTCAAAGACCCCTCAGACAAATTTTTGCCAATGATGAAATTCATCACCAACTCAATCACAAACGAGAAAGTACAAATCGTGTCATGGAAAACCCCTTCCGATCCATCTTCTGGAAATTTCTCCTTTGGAATCGACCCACTGACGATCCCTGAAGTTATAATCTGGAAAAATAGCCGCCCGTATTGGAGGTCCGGTCCATGGGACGGTCAAGTCTTCATCGGAATACCCGATATGAACACCGACTATCTTTACGGAG ACGAAAGTGGAATCAGCAAAGACATGAAAGTAGTCATTATAGCTTCTGTGGTAACAGGAACCTTCATACTTATCTGCTccatatattgcttat ggaaaaggaaaagggaaagggaaaggcaGACCAAGACCAAGTTTTTGATGAACAATGGTGATGATATGAAGCATGACAAAGTGAATCAAGTTAAGCTCCAAGAGCTGCCTCTTTTTGATTTTGAGAAGTTGGCTACCGCAACTAACCATTTTCATTTCAATAACAAGCTTGGTCAGGGTGGGTTTGGGCCAGTGTACAAG GGAAAATTGGTAGATGGACAAGAAATAGCAGTAAAGAGGCTGTCAAAGACCTCCGGACAAGGACTTGAAGAGTTCACAAATGAAGTAATGGTGATTTCAAAACTACAACATAGAAATCTTGTGCAGCTTTTTGGTTGTTGTGTGGATGGAGAAGAAAGGATGCTAGTTTACGAGTACATGCCTAATGGAAGCTTGGATTCAATGGTTTTTG ATTCAACTAAAGCCAAGGTTTTAGATTGGCAAAAAAGATTCAACGTCATCGAAGGAATTGCTCGAGGGCTTTTGTATCTTCATAGAGATTCGAGATTAAAAATCATTCATAGAGATCTCAAAGCTAGTAACATTTTACTGGATAGAGATCTAAATCCCAAAATTTCGGATTTTGGAACAGCTAGGATTTTCTACGGCGGCAACGAAGCTCAAGCTAGAACCACAAAAGTTGTTGGTACTTA CGGCTACATGTCTCCAGAATACGTGTTGAATGGCCAATTTTCAGAGAAATCGGATGTGTTTAGTTTTGGAGTTTTGTTGCTTGAGACTATTAGTGGAAGAAAAAACACAAGCTTCTATGAAAACGAAGATGCATTGAGCCTTCTAGGATTT GCATGGAAACTATGGAGGGAAAACAATTTAGTTGCTTTGATTGATCAAACAATCTTTGAATTGCATTATGAAGCAGAGATTGTAAGGTGTATTCATGTGGGACTATTGTGTGTTCAAGAACTTGCAAAAGACAGACCAAATATAACAACAATTCTTTCAATGCTTCACAATGAGATCACAGATCTTCCAATGCCAAAGCAACCTGGATTTAGTAGCAATCAAATTGAGATACACACCGAGGGATGTGAACAAAATCATGTTGGAACTTGTTCCACTAACATGATCACGATTACCTCATTTGATGGTCGATAG